A region of bacterium DNA encodes the following proteins:
- a CDS encoding cell division protein ZapA yields MHKINILGKNYTIHSSFSSNEINKIAKEIDEKYKTFEKEYKTFDKIDILIFYLIELYEVIHKLEKRLSKEEEIKNKIKNKIIEIEKDIITTLKNLTIIE; encoded by the coding sequence ATGCATAAAATAAACATTCTTGGTAAAAATTATACAATTCACTCTTCTTTTTCTTCAAATGAGATTAACAAAATTGCTAAAGAAATAGATGAAAAATATAAAACATTTGAAAAAGAATATAAAACATTTGATAAAATTGACATACTTATTTTTTATCTTATAGAACTTTACGAGGTTATTCATAAATTAGAAAAAAGATTGTCAAAAGAAGAAGAAATTAAGAACAAAATAAAAAATAAGATAATAGAGATAGAAAAAGATATTATTACAACATTGAAAAACTTGACAATCATTGAATAA
- the pilM gene encoding pilus assembly protein PilM, with amino-acid sequence MKLGGRKNLILDIGSTKLRAIDLEYSGGKITLSYYNECDISNIPPEEIDNYLKTEGKNFINSLHSKNFYVSISGRGVLVRSLNVPKVPLKKLKDILKYEVQQQIPFPLEVVNWKYQIFEETEQNYNVLLGAIKREILSEHLGKIFSLGIEPIFIDTDLFALINIFLFLKNIGREKCLGLLEIGANSSNLIINYREKFLVRSLTVSGNTITTNVAEVEGKSFSEAENIKKEMGMGNKAVSSILDSLNTELQNSIDYWRFTLKGPEVEGLYICGGSSQLKGLKEYLEEKGRMPVFYFKPLENIEVLPEYDYLKEKDFELVTAIGIGLRKVMPVFININFLPEEIERLKEFRANRPYIYLSVIMAGIISITPILFFNQDKIMLEGILKEIEVSLNQYEKYKPEVEKLEKEINEINGKVGIVQNLLDKKNIWLKRILSIGETLPSSKIYITSITPGSTTTTPSGTGITSQGFPQAPEMPPVPQGGPEAPPPPEAPQGPSQPPGPESQQQPSQPQGVTVESGNVFTIFGEVIIGDIKTAFNDFKDFVDRLSKLDFIQKVDISLCEVNKEKNKIEFSLLLTLK; translated from the coding sequence GTGAAATTGGGTGGGAGAAAAAACTTAATTTTGGATATAGGTTCAACGAAATTAAGAGCAATTGATTTGGAATATTCAGGAGGGAAAATAACTTTAAGTTACTATAATGAATGTGATATATCAAATATTCCACCCGAAGAAATTGATAACTATTTAAAAACAGAGGGTAAAAATTTTATAAATTCTCTACATTCAAAAAATTTTTATGTTTCTATATCAGGGAGAGGAGTTCTTGTTAGAAGTTTAAATGTACCAAAAGTTCCTTTAAAAAAACTTAAAGATATACTTAAATATGAAGTACAGCAACAAATTCCCTTTCCTCTTGAAGTTGTAAACTGGAAATACCAGATTTTTGAAGAAACAGAACAAAATTATAATGTTTTACTTGGAGCAATAAAAAGGGAGATTCTAAGTGAACACCTTGGGAAAATTTTTTCTCTTGGAATAGAACCTATTTTCATTGATACAGACCTTTTTGCACTTATAAATATTTTTCTATTTTTAAAAAATATTGGAAGAGAAAAATGTCTTGGCTTACTTGAAATAGGAGCAAATTCGTCAAATTTGATAATAAATTACAGAGAAAAATTTCTTGTAAGGTCTTTAACTGTATCAGGAAATACCATTACAACAAATGTTGCTGAGGTTGAAGGAAAGTCATTTTCTGAAGCAGAAAACATAAAAAAAGAAATGGGAATGGGAAATAAAGCCGTATCAAGTATACTTGATAGTTTAAACACAGAATTACAAAATTCAATAGATTACTGGAGATTTACCTTAAAAGGACCGGAAGTTGAAGGTCTATATATATGTGGTGGTTCTTCTCAATTAAAAGGATTGAAAGAATATTTAGAAGAAAAAGGAAGAATGCCTGTTTTTTATTTTAAACCTCTGGAAAATATAGAAGTTCTTCCAGAGTACGATTATTTAAAGGAAAAAGATTTTGAACTTGTTACTGCGATAGGAATTGGATTGAGAAAAGTTATGCCTGTATTTATAAACATTAATTTTTTACCCGAAGAAATAGAAAGATTAAAAGAATTTAGAGCCAACAGACCTTATATTTATCTTTCAGTTATAATGGCTGGTATAATATCAATTACACCAATTCTTTTTTTTAATCAGGATAAAATAATGCTTGAAGGAATATTAAAGGAAATAGAAGTTTCTTTAAATCAGTATGAAAAGTATAAACCAGAGGTAGAAAAACTTGAAAAAGAGATAAACGAAATTAATGGAAAAGTTGGGATTGTCCAAAATTTACTTGATAAGAAAAATATATGGTTGAAAAGAATTCTTTCAATTGGAGAAACATTACCAAGTAGTAAAATTTATATTACTTCTATAACACCGGGAAGTACAACTACAACTCCTTCAGGAACAGGTATAACTTCCCAAGGATTTCCACAAGCACCAGAGATGCCACCTGTTCCACAGGGAGGACCTGAAGCACCTCCACCTCCAGAAGCTCCACAGGGTCCGTCACAACCACCCGGTCCTGAATCTCAACAGCAACCTTCGCAACCACAAGGAGTTACAGTTGAAAGTGGAAATGTATTTACTATATTCGGAGAAGTAATTATTGGTGATATTAAAACTGCTTTTAATGATTTTAAAGATTTTGTTGATAGATTGAGTAAACTTGATTTCATACAAAAAGTTGATATCTCTTTATGTGAAGTAAACAAAGAAAAAAATAAGATAGAATTTTCTTTACTTTTAACTCTAAAATGA